From a region of the Qipengyuania spongiae genome:
- the nadA gene encoding quinolinate synthase NadA, with protein sequence MTVETKLPTGEDLLSEIDRLRKERNAVILAHYYQKPQIQDLADFVGDSLQLSQMAAETDADVIAFCGVKFMADTAKILSPEKIVVLPDMDAGCSLEDSCPPEKFKAFREAHPDHIALTYINCSTEVKALSDVIVTSSSAETILSQIPKDQKIIFGPDRHLGGYLSRKFDREMLLWPGVCIVHEAFSETELLKLQQQYPGAPIAAHPECPPTIVDHADYVGSTSGILQFAETFEGDTLIVATEPHIIHQMEKALPSKNFIGAPGADGNCSCNICPYMALNTIEKLYVALRDLEPRIEIEEGLRLQAKRSLDRMLELASGTIGHGDLGRI encoded by the coding sequence ATGACTGTCGAAACCAAGCTCCCCACGGGCGAAGACCTGCTTTCCGAGATCGATCGCCTGCGCAAGGAGCGCAATGCGGTGATCCTGGCGCATTACTACCAGAAGCCGCAGATCCAGGATCTGGCGGATTTCGTCGGAGATTCGCTGCAGCTTTCGCAGATGGCGGCGGAAACCGATGCCGACGTGATCGCCTTTTGCGGCGTCAAGTTCATGGCCGACACCGCCAAGATCCTGAGCCCGGAAAAGATCGTCGTCCTACCCGACATGGATGCGGGGTGCAGCCTCGAGGATTCGTGCCCCCCGGAAAAGTTCAAGGCTTTCCGCGAGGCGCATCCCGACCACATCGCGCTCACCTACATCAACTGCTCGACCGAGGTGAAGGCGCTGTCCGACGTGATCGTGACCAGCTCCAGCGCCGAGACGATCCTGTCGCAGATCCCCAAGGACCAGAAGATCATCTTCGGCCCCGACCGGCATCTGGGCGGCTATCTGTCGCGCAAGTTCGACCGCGAGATGCTGCTCTGGCCGGGCGTCTGCATCGTGCATGAAGCCTTCAGCGAGACCGAGCTTTTGAAGCTGCAACAGCAATATCCGGGTGCGCCGATCGCCGCGCATCCCGAATGCCCGCCCACGATCGTCGACCATGCCGATTATGTCGGATCGACCAGCGGCATCCTCCAATTCGCCGAGACGTTCGAGGGCGACACGCTGATCGTCGCGACCGAGCCGCACATCATCCACCAGATGGAAAAGGCGCTGCCGAGCAAGAACTTCATCGGCGCGCCGGGTGCCGACGGGAACTGTTCGTGCAACATCTGCCCCTACATGGCGCTCAACACGATCGAGAAGCTCTATGTCGCCCTGCGCGATCTGGAACCGCGGATCGAGATCGAGGAGGGTCTGCGCCTCCAGGCCAAGCGCAGCCTCGACCGGATGCTCGAACTGGCCAGCGGCACCATCGGCCACGGGGATCTCGGCAGGATTTGA
- a CDS encoding MBL fold metallo-hydrolase encodes MPTAPPNPWPTGTAEQIEPLVRRVLAPNPSPFTYTGTQTYIVGAGEGCAVIDPGPANAAHLDAIIAAIGEEPVLAIMCTHTHKDHSPGSRPLAERTGAPIVGCAPLAFDADGPRADEGFDPDYAPDRVMEDGEAMTGPGWTLTAVATPGHVSNHLCFALEESDALFTGDHVMGWSTSVVVPPDGDMGDYMKSLDILHGREDRIYYPAHGPAVEKPRQLVRGMIGHRRQRENQILRLLADTRRSPVDLVPLMYKGLDPKLGKAAQLSVTAHLIDLERRGLVSREGDGWLAR; translated from the coding sequence ATGCCCACCGCCCCGCCCAACCCCTGGCCGACCGGCACCGCCGAGCAGATCGAGCCGCTGGTGCGGCGCGTCCTCGCGCCCAACCCCTCGCCCTTCACCTATACCGGCACGCAGACCTACATCGTCGGCGCGGGCGAAGGCTGCGCGGTGATCGACCCCGGCCCGGCCAATGCTGCGCATCTCGATGCGATCATCGCTGCAATCGGCGAGGAACCCGTCCTGGCGATCATGTGCACTCATACGCACAAGGACCATTCGCCCGGTTCGCGCCCGCTTGCGGAGCGGACCGGAGCACCCATCGTCGGCTGCGCCCCGCTCGCCTTCGATGCCGACGGCCCCCGCGCCGACGAGGGCTTCGATCCCGACTACGCCCCCGACCGGGTGATGGAGGATGGCGAAGCGATGACCGGTCCTGGCTGGACGCTGACCGCCGTGGCGACGCCGGGCCATGTGTCCAACCATCTGTGCTTCGCACTGGAAGAAAGCGATGCGCTGTTCACCGGCGACCATGTCATGGGCTGGTCGACCAGCGTGGTCGTGCCGCCGGACGGCGACATGGGCGACTACATGAAAAGCCTCGACATCCTGCACGGGCGCGAGGATCGCATCTACTATCCCGCCCACGGCCCCGCGGTCGAGAAACCGCGCCAGCTGGTACGCGGGATGATCGGCCATCGCCGCCAGCGCGAGAACCAGATTCTGCGCCTGCTCGCCGACACCCGTCGATCGCCGGTTGATCTCGTGCCGCTGATGTACAAGGGCCTCGATCCCAAGCTCGGCAAGGCGGCGCAACTTTCGGTCACGGCGCATCTCATCGATCTGGAACGGCGCGGGCTTGTCTCGCGCGAAGGAGACGGATGGCTCGCAAGGTAA
- a CDS encoding DUF4230 domain-containing protein has product MARKVRYQRDKTLTRKLSRRSALEGVSLVWWVVGFALIVLLGWLAWRSFFDQRLDDPVDGAMFAVESQDRLTVFSSRFEVPVRTGSGAEPTLVPAQVVYEIDMSSMDRGDFDWNADSETLTVTLPEIEVGEPAFGAAAPDLTADQMRSARRNAAELAAGPEALGLARSAAEQVVRQDLAAPLRVAGHPDARVAVRFEDQR; this is encoded by the coding sequence ATGGCTCGCAAGGTAAGGTATCAGCGCGACAAGACCCTGACGCGCAAATTGTCGCGTCGCTCGGCGCTGGAAGGCGTTTCGCTGGTCTGGTGGGTTGTCGGCTTCGCACTGATCGTGCTGCTGGGCTGGCTCGCCTGGCGCAGTTTCTTCGACCAGCGGCTCGACGATCCGGTCGACGGCGCGATGTTCGCGGTCGAAAGTCAGGACAGGCTGACAGTCTTTTCCTCGCGGTTCGAGGTTCCCGTGAGAACCGGCAGCGGCGCGGAGCCGACCCTCGTGCCTGCGCAGGTGGTCTACGAGATCGACATGTCGAGCATGGACCGGGGGGATTTCGACTGGAACGCCGACAGCGAAACGCTGACCGTCACCCTGCCCGAAATCGAGGTCGGAGAGCCCGCATTCGGCGCTGCCGCCCCGGACCTGACCGCCGACCAGATGCGCTCGGCGCGCCGGAACGCCGCCGAACTGGCCGCGGGCCCCGAAGCACTCGGCCTTGCCCGCAGCGCTGCCGAGCAGGTGGTGCGCCAGGATCTCGCCGCACCGCTGCGGGTCGCGGGCCATCCCGACGCCCGTGTCGCGGTGCGGTTCGAGGACCAGCGCTGA